From the Pseudomonas baltica genome, one window contains:
- the pxpB gene encoding 5-oxoprolinase subunit PxpB produces MNSSSQPLEAPVAPALLLNSQAAKVSMIGSRAFLIDAPGDFDLPAQRRIWALSKALHGHTLVEELVPGMTNLLVVLQRTPADPQAVIDELQQAWRQAQELDRPGRLIEIPTCYGGEHAIDLAAICDFSGLPAAEVIRRHYRATYTVFAIASAPGFGYLGGLDPTLYMPRKKVPSLNMLKGMVTIGGMQSGLSVLDGPNGWNALGFADMPMFDPYADVPATLAPGDTVRFLPERIEL; encoded by the coding sequence ATGAATAGCAGTTCGCAGCCGCTCGAGGCCCCTGTCGCCCCGGCGCTGCTCCTGAATAGTCAGGCCGCCAAGGTTTCGATGATCGGCAGCCGCGCGTTTCTGATCGATGCCCCCGGCGACTTCGACCTGCCCGCCCAGCGACGTATCTGGGCATTGAGCAAGGCCCTGCACGGCCACACGCTGGTCGAAGAGCTGGTGCCGGGGATGACCAATCTGTTGGTCGTACTGCAGCGCACCCCGGCCGACCCGCAGGCGGTCATCGATGAACTGCAGCAGGCCTGGCGCCAGGCGCAAGAGCTCGATCGCCCCGGCCGCCTGATCGAGATCCCGACCTGCTATGGCGGCGAGCACGCCATCGACCTGGCCGCCATCTGCGACTTTTCCGGCTTGCCCGCTGCGGAAGTGATCCGTCGTCATTACCGCGCGACCTACACCGTGTTCGCCATCGCCAGCGCCCCCGGCTTCGGCTACCTGGGCGGCCTTGACCCGACCCTCTATATGCCCCGCAAGAAGGTGCCGTCGCTGAACATGCTCAAGGGCATGGTCACCATCGGCGGCATGCAGTCGGGCCTCTCGGTGCTCGACGGCCCCAACGGCTGGAACGCCTTGGGCTTCGCCGACATGCCGATGTTCGACCCCTATGCCGACGTCCCCGCCACCCTCGCGCCGGGCGACACCGTGCGCTTCTTGCCCGAAAGGATCGAACTGTGA
- a CDS encoding MFS transporter gives MTVAAHPALTFRQALLAMLGVSLVLMLSALDQTVIGNALPAIVAELNGFELYAWVATGYLLASIVTIPIFGRLGDYYGRKPFVIAATLIFMAASLMCALSDGMVTLVIGRALQGIGGGMLVGTAFACVPELFPDTRQRLRWQILLSALFSVVNAIGPGLGGFMTAHLGWRSVFWLNLPLGGLALFFAWRHLPWYRPKTGKVIRMDWLGAGLIAVALGALQLFVEWLGHSSALVCTALGLLSLVAFIALWFQERRSPAALLPRALLAEHSMRVLFALALLAGAVMFTLLFYLPLLLQGGYGYSPQQAGVLITPLALSITLGAIVNSRVMTRMSNPNRLPLGGFIALGCACLGLALVGTSAGFNTLLGLILLAGLGLGFIFLNLSVFTQTLVERQYLGIATALQQSLRLVGGLLGTACMGALVNVLYAWRLAQQLARAGQSQALALLADPQVLSHGSSELTPLLLTLGRHALIQAMSIGLGLCALLAVIAVLVLRRLPVVQLMPAPLAPQSAKP, from the coding sequence ATGACCGTTGCCGCGCACCCCGCGCTGACGTTTCGCCAGGCGCTGCTGGCCATGCTGGGCGTGTCGCTGGTGCTGATGCTCTCGGCGCTGGACCAGACGGTAATCGGCAACGCGCTGCCGGCCATCGTCGCCGAGCTGAACGGCTTCGAGCTCTACGCCTGGGTGGCCACGGGTTACCTGCTGGCCTCGATCGTCACCATCCCGATCTTCGGGCGCCTGGGGGATTACTACGGCCGCAAACCGTTCGTCATCGCCGCCACGCTGATCTTCATGGCAGCCTCGCTGATGTGCGCGCTGTCCGATGGCATGGTGACGCTGGTGATTGGGCGCGCCTTGCAGGGCATCGGCGGCGGCATGCTGGTCGGCACCGCCTTCGCCTGCGTGCCGGAACTGTTCCCCGACACCCGCCAGCGGTTGCGCTGGCAGATCCTGCTCAGTGCCCTGTTCAGCGTGGTCAACGCCATCGGGCCGGGCCTGGGCGGCTTCATGACCGCGCATCTGGGCTGGCGCTCGGTGTTCTGGCTCAACCTGCCGCTGGGCGGGCTGGCGCTGTTCTTCGCCTGGCGGCATTTGCCCTGGTACCGCCCGAAAACCGGCAAGGTAATCCGCATGGATTGGCTCGGCGCCGGCCTGATCGCGGTGGCGCTGGGCGCGTTGCAGTTGTTCGTCGAATGGCTCGGGCATTCCAGCGCGCTGGTCTGCACAGCCCTGGGATTGCTCAGCCTGGTCGCCTTTATCGCCCTGTGGTTTCAGGAGCGGCGCAGCCCGGCCGCGCTGTTGCCCAGAGCGCTATTGGCCGAGCACAGCATGCGCGTACTGTTCGCCTTGGCCCTGCTGGCGGGCGCGGTGATGTTCACGCTGCTGTTCTATCTGCCGTTGCTGCTGCAAGGCGGCTATGGCTACTCACCGCAACAGGCCGGGGTGCTGATCACCCCGCTGGCGTTGAGCATCACCTTGGGGGCGATCGTCAACAGCCGGGTGATGACGCGCATGAGCAACCCCAATCGGTTACCCCTGGGCGGCTTCATCGCGCTGGGTTGCGCGTGCCTCGGCCTGGCACTGGTCGGCACCAGCGCGGGGTTCAATACCCTGCTGGGCTTGATCCTGTTGGCTGGCCTGGGCTTGGGGTTCATCTTTCTCAACCTGTCGGTATTCACTCAGACGCTGGTCGAACGCCAGTACCTGGGCATCGCCACCGCGCTGCAGCAATCGTTGCGCCTGGTGGGGGGCTTGCTCGGCACCGCGTGCATGGGCGCGCTTGTCAACGTGCTGTATGCCTGGCGCTTGGCCCAGCAGCTGGCACGGGCCGGCCAGAGCCAGGCCCTGGCGCTGCTGGCCGACCCGCAGGTGCTGAGCCATGGCTCCAGCGAGCTGACCCCGCTGCTGCTGACCCTGGGCCGCCATGCGCTGATCCAGGCGATGTCCATCGGGCTGGGGCTGTGCGCGCTGCTGGCGGTCATTGCCGTGCTGGTGCTGCGCCGCTTGCCAGTGGTGCAATTGATGCCCGCCCCCCTTGCGCCGCAGAGCGCCAAACCATGA
- the nac gene encoding nitrogen assimilation transcriptional regulator NAC codes for MNFRRLKYFVKIVDIGSMTQAANVLHIAQPALSQQLVTLETEMQQQLVIRTKRGVTPTEAGKVLYGHAQLILRQCEQAQSDVNASGLELSGQVSVGLAPGTAASALSVPLLRRVRERHPGILLYLNENFGTTLSELIMNGRMDMAVLYGGREIHGLSFTPLLREQLYLVSADPQFAERPTIALAELAELDLLLPRTYNIMRRLVDDAFMKINLSARVIAEVESASTLEIAVAEQFGSTVLPESAARAMQQHQKVHLSCIVEPEIEAPLALCLSGHLPLSVPGQAVKTILLEMIAEMRETLSSTRR; via the coding sequence GTGAATTTCCGTCGCTTGAAGTATTTCGTCAAGATCGTCGATATCGGCAGCATGACCCAGGCCGCCAATGTGCTGCACATCGCCCAGCCTGCATTGAGCCAGCAACTGGTGACGCTGGAGACCGAGATGCAGCAGCAATTAGTGATCCGCACCAAGCGCGGTGTCACGCCGACCGAGGCGGGCAAGGTGCTCTACGGGCATGCACAGTTGATCTTGCGCCAGTGCGAGCAGGCCCAGAGCGATGTCAACGCGTCCGGCCTGGAGCTGTCCGGGCAGGTGTCGGTGGGGCTGGCGCCGGGCACGGCGGCCTCGGCCTTGTCGGTGCCGCTGTTGCGCCGTGTACGTGAACGCCACCCGGGCATTCTGCTGTATCTCAACGAAAACTTCGGTACCACGCTGAGCGAGCTGATCATGAACGGCCGCATGGACATGGCGGTGCTCTATGGCGGCCGCGAGATCCATGGTCTGAGCTTCACGCCTTTGTTGCGCGAGCAGTTGTACCTGGTGAGCGCCGATCCGCAGTTCGCTGAACGCCCGACCATCGCCTTGGCGGAGTTGGCCGAGCTCGACTTGTTGCTGCCGCGTACCTATAACATCATGCGCCGGCTGGTGGACGACGCCTTCATGAAGATCAACCTGAGTGCGCGGGTGATCGCCGAGGTGGAATCCGCCTCGACCCTGGAGATCGCGGTGGCCGAGCAGTTCGGGTCGACCGTGCTGCCGGAGTCCGCCGCGCGGGCGATGCAGCAACATCAGAAGGTGCACCTCAGCTGTATCGTCGAGCCGGAAATCGAAGCGCCCCTGGCCCTGTGCCTGTCCGGGCATTTGCCGCTGTCGGTGCCGGGCCAGGCGGTCAAGACCATCCTGCTGGAGATGATCGCCGAGATGCGCGAGACGCTGTCTTCGACTCGGCGGTGA
- a CDS encoding putative quinol monooxygenase, giving the protein MSEHYGFIVKAKTRPEKSDAFEALFAAFVEPSRQEPGCIEYHMLRDKQDPSLFMFYEIWASKAHLDVHSALPHMVEFAEHRMEYLEKDFDFQLIEMLSASSAQR; this is encoded by the coding sequence ATGAGCGAGCACTACGGATTCATCGTCAAAGCCAAGACCCGCCCGGAAAAATCCGACGCCTTCGAGGCGCTATTCGCCGCCTTCGTCGAGCCCAGCCGCCAGGAGCCGGGCTGCATTGAGTACCACATGCTGCGCGACAAACAGGACCCGAGCCTGTTCATGTTCTACGAGATCTGGGCCAGCAAGGCGCATCTGGACGTGCACTCGGCGTTGCCACACATGGTCGAGTTCGCTGAACACCGGATGGAGTATCTGGAGAAAGATTTCGATTTCCAGTTGATCGAGATGCTGAGTGCTTCGTCGGCGCAACGCTGA
- a CDS encoding NAD(P)H-dependent oxidoreductase gives MKKILLLNGGKQFAHSAGRYNATLHDAAVAHLDSKGFDIQTTFIDGGYDIGAEVQKYLWADVIIYQMPGWWMGAPWTVKKYIDEVFTEGHSSLYANDGRSRTDASKKYGSGGMIHGRQYMIAATWNAPQTAFDDPSDFFEGKGVDAVYFPFHKANEFLGLSALPTFLSVDVMKAPNIEADVARYLAHLDKVLG, from the coding sequence ATGAAAAAGATTCTGTTGCTCAACGGCGGCAAGCAATTCGCCCACTCCGCCGGCCGCTACAACGCCACCCTGCATGACGCCGCAGTGGCTCATCTGGACAGCAAGGGCTTCGATATCCAGACCACCTTCATCGACGGCGGCTATGACATCGGCGCCGAGGTGCAGAAGTATCTGTGGGCCGACGTGATCATCTATCAGATGCCCGGCTGGTGGATGGGCGCGCCCTGGACCGTGAAAAAGTACATCGACGAAGTCTTCACCGAAGGCCACTCCAGCCTGTATGCCAACGATGGCCGCAGCCGCACCGACGCCTCGAAGAAATACGGCAGCGGTGGCATGATCCATGGCCGGCAGTACATGATCGCCGCCACCTGGAACGCCCCGCAGACGGCCTTTGACGACCCGAGCGACTTCTTCGAAGGCAAGGGCGTGGACGCCGTGTACTTCCCGTTCCACAAGGCCAACGAGTTCCTTGGCCTGAGTGCGCTGCCGACCTTCCTCAGCGTCGACGTGATGAAAGCGCCGAATATCGAGGCCGATGTGGCGCGCTACCTGGCGCATCTGGACAAGGTCCTGGGCTGA
- a CDS encoding LysR family transcriptional regulator gives MKARSDELQVFIAVIDCGSISAAAEQSGQTPSAISRTLSRLESKLDTTLINRTTRRMVLTEEGRYFYEHAKQILQQMETLEERLALRHQTPSGRLRVNAAAPFMWHAMVPYMAEFRARYPDIMLELNTNDLIIDLLEQSTDIAIRIGALADSTLHARSLGSSALSILASPQYLAEHGAPQRVEDLAGHSLLGFTQTETLNHWPLRHGGGDRWLIQPTLTASSGETLRQLAIAGHGITCLSHFMTHEDVSAGRLVEVLADATSGYRQPIHAVYYRNSQLALRIQCFLDFMQEKLERYTR, from the coding sequence GTGAAAGCCCGATCCGACGAACTTCAGGTGTTTATCGCGGTGATCGACTGCGGCTCGATCTCCGCCGCGGCCGAGCAGTCAGGGCAGACGCCCTCGGCCATCAGTCGCACGCTGTCGCGCCTTGAAAGCAAACTCGACACCACGCTCATCAACCGCACCACGCGGCGCATGGTGCTGACGGAGGAGGGGCGGTATTTCTATGAGCACGCCAAGCAGATTCTCCAACAGATGGAGACGCTGGAAGAGCGTTTGGCGTTGCGTCATCAGACGCCTTCCGGGCGCTTGCGAGTCAACGCGGCCGCGCCGTTCATGTGGCATGCGATGGTGCCGTACATGGCCGAGTTCCGCGCGCGTTATCCGGACATCATGCTGGAGCTGAACACCAACGATCTGATCATCGACCTGCTCGAGCAGAGCACCGACATTGCCATTCGCATCGGCGCGCTCGCCGATTCGACCCTGCATGCGCGCTCGTTGGGCAGCAGCGCGTTGAGCATTCTGGCCAGTCCACAGTACCTGGCCGAGCATGGCGCGCCGCAGCGTGTCGAGGACCTGGCCGGCCATTCGTTGCTGGGCTTCACCCAGACCGAAACGCTTAATCATTGGCCGCTGCGGCACGGGGGCGGGGATCGCTGGCTGATCCAGCCGACGCTGACGGCGTCCAGTGGCGAGACGCTGCGCCAGTTGGCGATCGCCGGTCACGGGATCACCTGTCTGTCGCACTTCATGACCCATGAGGATGTCAGCGCCGGGCGCTTGGTGGAGGTGCTGGCGGATGCCACCAGCGGCTATCGCCAGCCGATCCATGCGGTGTACTACCGCAATTCACAGCTGGCGCTGAGGATCCAGTGTTTTCTGGATTTCATGCAGGAGAAGCTGGAGCGTTACACCCGCTGA
- a CDS encoding methyl-accepting chemotaxis protein encodes MQQGIQHMGETLRNLIAGIRDGVTQIASAAEELSAVTEQTSAGVNSQKVETDQVATAMHEMTATVQDVARNAQLASEAATQADGEARAGDKVVGEAIAKIEGLATEMRRSLDAMNVLQKESDKIGSVMDVIKTVAEQTNLLALNAAIEAARAGEAGRGFAVVADEVRGLAQRTQKSTEEIEGLVAGLQAGTQQVAAVMQNSQALTDSSVELTRRAGTSLGNITRTVSNIQSMNQQIAAAAEQQTAVADEISRSVVNVRDVSDQTASASEETAASSVELARLGNQLQMMVSHFRV; translated from the coding sequence ATGCAGCAAGGCATCCAGCACATGGGCGAAACCCTGCGCAACCTGATCGCCGGCATCCGGGACGGGGTGACCCAGATCGCCAGTGCCGCCGAGGAGCTGTCCGCAGTCACCGAGCAGACCAGCGCCGGAGTCAACAGCCAGAAGGTCGAGACCGATCAGGTCGCCACGGCCATGCACGAAATGACCGCCACCGTGCAGGACGTCGCTCGCAACGCCCAGCTAGCCTCCGAGGCCGCTACCCAGGCCGACGGCGAAGCCCGCGCCGGCGACAAGGTGGTCGGTGAAGCCATCGCCAAGATCGAGGGCCTGGCGACCGAAATGCGTCGTTCACTCGATGCCATGAACGTGCTGCAGAAAGAAAGCGACAAGATCGGCAGCGTGATGGACGTGATCAAGACCGTCGCCGAGCAGACCAACCTGCTGGCCCTCAACGCCGCCATCGAAGCCGCTCGCGCGGGTGAGGCCGGGCGAGGTTTTGCGGTGGTCGCCGACGAGGTTCGCGGTTTGGCACAGCGCACGCAGAAATCCACCGAAGAGATCGAAGGTCTGGTGGCCGGTCTGCAGGCGGGCACCCAGCAGGTGGCTGCGGTCATGCAAAACAGCCAGGCCCTGACTGACAGCAGCGTCGAGCTGACTCGCCGGGCGGGCACCTCGCTGGGCAACATCACCCGCACGGTGTCGAACATCCAGTCGATGAACCAGCAGATCGCTGCTGCAGCGGAACAGCAAACGGCCGTGGCGGACGAGATCAGCCGCAGCGTGGTCAACGTGCGTGACGTCTCCGACCAGACCGCCAGCGCCAGCGAAGAAACCGCCGCCTCCAGCGTCGAGCTGGCGCGGTTGGGCAATCAATTGCAGATGATGGTCAGCCATTTCCGGGTTTAA
- a CDS encoding aldehyde dehydrogenase (NADP(+)), whose amino-acid sequence MPDVLGQNFIAGTRSASGEPKLKSIDASTGEPLPFSFYQATEAEVDTAAKAAEAVFPEFRQLSPTRRAEFLDAIADELDALGDDFVAIVCQETALPAGRIQGERGRTSGQMRLFAKILRRGDFLGARIDLPLPERKPLPRVDLRQARIGVGPVAVFGASNFPLAFSTAGGDTASALAAGCPVIVKAHSGHMATADQVASAIIRAAEKTGMPKGVFSMIFGNGVGETLVKHPSIQAVGFTGSLGGGTALCKMAAERPTPIPVFAEMSSINPVVILPQALKVRSETIATELAASVVLGAGQFCTNPGVVIGISSPEFSQFLEQLQGQFGNQNPQTMLNAGGLRSYEKGVQHLLSHPGVTHLAGKPQEGKQAQAQLFKADVSVLLSGDPLLQEEVFGPTTLVIEVADDAQLKAALLALRGQLTATLIGELEDLQTYNWLVPVLEQKVGRILVNGYPTGVEVSDAMVHGGPFPATSDSRGTSVGTLAIDRYLRPVCYQNYPDALLPPALQNANPLGLQRLVNGEWSSLPIA is encoded by the coding sequence ATGCCTGACGTTCTCGGTCAAAACTTCATCGCCGGCACTCGTAGCGCCAGCGGCGAACCTAAACTCAAAAGCATAGATGCTTCGACCGGCGAGCCACTGCCGTTCAGCTTTTATCAGGCCACCGAAGCCGAAGTCGACACTGCCGCCAAGGCCGCAGAAGCTGTATTCCCCGAATTCCGTCAGCTGAGCCCGACCCGTCGCGCTGAGTTTCTGGACGCCATCGCTGACGAACTCGACGCATTGGGCGACGACTTCGTGGCCATCGTCTGCCAGGAAACCGCCCTGCCCGCCGGTCGTATCCAGGGTGAGCGCGGCCGTACCAGTGGCCAGATGCGCCTGTTCGCCAAGATCCTGCGTCGCGGCGACTTCCTCGGTGCCCGCATCGACCTGCCGCTGCCTGAGCGCAAGCCACTGCCACGCGTCGACCTGCGTCAGGCGCGCATTGGCGTGGGCCCGGTCGCCGTGTTCGGCGCCAGTAACTTCCCGCTGGCCTTCTCCACCGCAGGTGGCGATACCGCCTCGGCACTGGCAGCAGGCTGCCCGGTGATCGTCAAGGCCCACAGCGGCCACATGGCGACGGCCGACCAGGTGGCCAGCGCCATCATCCGCGCCGCCGAAAAGACCGGCATGCCTAAAGGCGTGTTCAGCATGATCTTCGGCAACGGCGTGGGCGAGACTCTGGTCAAGCACCCGTCGATCCAGGCCGTGGGCTTCACCGGCTCGCTGGGCGGCGGTACCGCGCTGTGCAAAATGGCCGCCGAGCGCCCGACCCCGATCCCGGTTTTCGCCGAGATGTCGAGCATCAACCCGGTGGTCATCCTGCCTCAGGCGCTCAAAGTGCGCAGCGAAACCATCGCCACCGAACTGGCCGCCTCGGTCGTCCTGGGTGCGGGTCAGTTCTGCACCAACCCAGGTGTGGTCATCGGTATCAGCTCGCCTGAATTCAGCCAGTTCCTCGAGCAGCTGCAAGGCCAGTTCGGCAACCAGAACCCACAGACCATGCTCAACGCGGGTGGCCTGCGCAGCTACGAAAAAGGCGTGCAGCACCTGCTCTCGCATCCAGGTGTGACCCACCTGGCCGGCAAGCCGCAAGAAGGCAAGCAGGCTCAGGCGCAGCTGTTCAAGGCTGACGTGAGCGTTTTGCTCAGCGGTGATCCGTTGCTGCAGGAAGAAGTTTTCGGCCCGACCACCCTGGTGATCGAAGTCGCTGACGACGCGCAACTCAAGGCTGCCCTGCTGGCCCTGCGTGGCCAACTGACCGCGACCCTGATCGGCGAGCTCGAAGACCTGCAAACCTACAACTGGCTGGTGCCGGTACTGGAGCAGAAAGTCGGCCGCATCCTGGTCAACGGCTACCCGACGGGTGTTGAAGTGTCGGATGCCATGGTTCACGGCGGCCCGTTCCCGGCGACCTCCGATTCGCGGGGTACCTCGGTCGGTACTCTGGCGATCGATCGCTACCTGCGCCCGGTCTGCTACCAGAACTACCCGGATGCGCTATTGCCGCCGGCCCTGCAAAACGCCAACCCACTGGGCCTGCAACGCCTGGTCAATGGTGAGTGGAGCTCGCTGCCGATCGCCTGA
- a CDS encoding response regulator, translating into MNAITSTAVPLLICDDSNMARKQLLRALPEQWAVSVTQAHNGLQGLEAIRRGLGQVVLLDLTMPEMDGYEVLAAMRAEGLRARVIVVSGDVQDEAVRRVLALGATAFLKKPADPAELKKVLDRCGLLSKQTDAVATQQRVPARPASDGRISFQDAFRETVNVAMGRAAALLARVLGVFVQLPVPNVNILEVGELHMALADAQSGDRLTAICQGYIGAGIAGEALLMFHNSDLGDMARLMQRPCRDDCNMEMLLDLSSILIGACLSGIAEQIDVVFSQSHPQILGQHKVIDDLIKVNQTRWKKTLAVEISYSLEGHDIHFDLLLLFTEDSLERLEGKLDYLMN; encoded by the coding sequence ATGAATGCCATTACCTCTACCGCCGTGCCGCTGCTCATTTGCGACGACTCGAACATGGCGCGTAAGCAGTTGCTGCGGGCCTTGCCCGAGCAATGGGCTGTTTCGGTCACTCAGGCCCACAACGGTCTGCAGGGTCTGGAGGCGATCCGCCGTGGTTTGGGCCAGGTGGTACTCCTCGACCTGACCATGCCCGAGATGGACGGCTACGAAGTCCTCGCCGCCATGCGCGCCGAAGGCTTGCGCGCGCGTGTGATCGTGGTCTCCGGTGACGTTCAGGACGAGGCCGTGCGCCGCGTGCTGGCGTTGGGCGCCACCGCCTTCCTGAAAAAGCCTGCCGATCCGGCCGAGCTGAAAAAAGTCCTCGACCGCTGCGGCCTGCTGAGCAAGCAAACCGACGCCGTCGCGACGCAGCAAAGGGTGCCGGCGCGCCCGGCCAGCGACGGCCGCATCAGTTTTCAAGACGCCTTTCGCGAAACCGTCAACGTCGCCATGGGCCGCGCCGCTGCCCTGCTGGCGCGGGTGCTGGGGGTGTTCGTGCAGCTGCCAGTGCCCAACGTCAATATTCTCGAAGTGGGCGAGCTGCACATGGCTCTCGCTGATGCCCAGAGCGGCGACCGCCTCACGGCCATCTGCCAAGGCTACATCGGCGCCGGTATTGCCGGCGAGGCACTGTTGATGTTCCACAACAGCGATCTGGGCGACATGGCGCGGCTGATGCAACGGCCCTGTCGTGACGACTGCAATATGGAGATGCTGCTGGATCTGTCGTCGATCCTGATCGGCGCCTGCCTGAGCGGCATCGCCGAACAGATCGACGTGGTGTTCTCGCAAAGCCACCCGCAGATCCTCGGCCAGCACAAGGTCATCGACGACCTGATCAAGGTCAACCAGACGCGCTGGAAGAAGACCCTTGCCGTTGAGATCAGCTACAGCCTCGAGGGCCACGATATCCACTTCGACTTGCTGCTGCTGTTCACCGAAGACTCCCTCGAGCGCCTTGAAGGCAAGCTCGACTACCTGATGAATTGA
- a CDS encoding diguanylate cyclase, protein MNTSIELTELHWLLTITQSIDVGVVVFDRDHQVKVWNTFMENRSGVQPKDAVDRSFFELFPEVDREWFSKKADNVATLGTPSFTIWEQRPYLVHFDNYQPITGQEAFMYQNTTLLPLRSTNNKVEHLCLVIYDVTDVATNRRQLLSVNDQLQKLSSTDRLTNLYNRGHWEEMLKLEFARHLRYGHNAALIMFDIDHFKRVNDTYGHPGGDKVIQCVADIVRDHIRDVDVCGRYGGEEFAILLPDTNKAGALILAERLRQAIEEVNVVHEGQVIRFTISLGVADLAPSANDHKELIEWADQALYASKKAGRNQVTVRS, encoded by the coding sequence ATGAACACCTCCATCGAACTGACTGAACTGCACTGGCTGCTGACCATCACCCAAAGTATCGATGTGGGCGTGGTGGTGTTCGACCGCGATCATCAGGTCAAGGTGTGGAACACCTTCATGGAAAACCGCTCGGGCGTGCAGCCCAAGGACGCCGTCGATCGCTCTTTTTTCGAGTTGTTTCCCGAGGTCGATCGCGAGTGGTTCAGCAAGAAGGCCGACAACGTCGCCACCCTCGGCACGCCGTCGTTCACCATCTGGGAGCAGCGGCCGTACCTGGTGCACTTCGATAACTACCAGCCGATCACCGGGCAGGAGGCGTTCATGTACCAGAACACCACCCTGCTGCCCCTGCGCTCGACCAACAACAAGGTCGAGCACCTGTGCCTGGTGATCTATGACGTCACCGATGTGGCTACCAACCGTCGCCAATTGTTGTCGGTCAACGACCAACTGCAAAAGCTCTCCAGCACAGACCGCCTGACCAATCTCTACAACCGTGGGCACTGGGAAGAGATGCTCAAGCTGGAGTTTGCCCGGCATCTGCGGTATGGGCATAACGCGGCGTTGATCATGTTCGACATCGACCACTTCAAACGCGTCAACGACACCTACGGCCATCCGGGCGGCGACAAGGTCATCCAGTGCGTGGCCGATATCGTGCGCGACCACATCCGCGATGTTGACGTGTGCGGGCGTTATGGCGGCGAGGAGTTTGCCATTCTGCTGCCCGATACCAACAAGGCCGGGGCACTCATTCTGGCCGAGCGCTTGCGCCAGGCCATAGAAGAGGTGAATGTGGTGCACGAAGGCCAGGTGATCCGCTTTACCATCAGCCTCGGCGTGGCCGACCTCGCGCCATCGGCCAACGATCACAAAGAGCTGATCGAATGGGCCGACCAGGCGCTGTATGCGTCTAAAAAAGCCGGGCGCAATCAGGTGACGGTGCGTAGCTGA